One genomic window of Branchiostoma floridae strain S238N-H82 chromosome 4, Bfl_VNyyK, whole genome shotgun sequence includes the following:
- the LOC118414267 gene encoding uncharacterized protein LOC118414267 — translation MMESDNQSGRSDGSRGSSHDGGGSEDESYMHDFQPLAAQAASLRSLPARTKDAEAQPLPMTSPQDLIEFSELEDYPSLEQLPLEHSPSQGDASSEESPPHVRILRAAASHKSPSGESFALPQVGFEDSMEMPGLSPTADAYTSSRSPHEETKSSEDTLVGEGLKSLDGSNHRDEVSMEGGSLSQHTTSSLSLPPHSKSSHSSLSQHTTSSLSLPPHSKSSHSTLSQQTTSSLSLPPHSKSSHSTLSQHTLSSHSTLSHPGREDRTLLADQPDLSAYPLPEDDEGANAAVDQVSRILDMLGPRPSVTGEETTFPVTSSRSEGSIRRGSLEREPSGVMSRVSLLSMESSSRIHGISQMNLDSVDSQDSLAQRVKDLLGDTTTQAGSRLSGLSTRQSAAGRSDDGVTNKTGAGEKFDRHLDFDPDADVVSSSQSNDVVNIHDSIAGRKPLSQSTPYLVLPVDPLTQIKLPSPQAKEVEDEQPSRVTYGQDRTKDLSVETSAQKPDDVIAAKRQAWSAFPPPSQESRHSQISQDSLNPSQEPQRKYLSEDIQRFPPLGLVELEAGPHSQETMVKQLEVRTDNVGKRLSDRQLSPRDFPPDAKKPRNEEDGASTTQGQYAQPESARTSRSSYIRGMNLESIDSEDSIADRVRYLLGGESPSTSEPQLSVRSEASGHGVPREIQRASSTQGYPYSSQRPVTDSQTLGVGVSPREPSPLHVTSLAGREHTLKRSSYEEFWIDRPSSANGSPSRPVGLTSSQRSASDSELHVSPRGGGRSRRERYEEVRSQARLSRAADFTSSTDAQLQDGHTEPRASQQPTSDLPASSYTKPYQFVSTAPLGDSETQDGGAGMFAAPSFELDQQELSRVSGHTHYTVDTLSQSVSLPVGSVHSPNTTGPMEHTRAEDVNDRQEFKLQLDNDALGGESAAQTARSDNTARTTRTQNGGLTGRTLSPASSRDSLAQQVYDILTSPSYLDRYSNTDGPTSPLLADPSYKVDLQTRLGLGRDDQETARGPSVAELHEKTRQLLEQYDKEMAERESLESDRVPTARHSTSSHYADRRSIENRSRMSGVDNSQQAIRTSIESRSRLSGADKHTGQTSVEDRSTMFGLGRPQYADQTSLENRARLSGVDNTQHTGRTSVEDRSALYGVDRLQYTDQTSVENTSRLSGADQTQHTGRTSEENRARLSGMDQTQYTSRTPEEDRSASYGPQHTSPAETRASRLSEVDGNPGDRYQHSQDSKSSIRVSAISGEEGQEPPHKAEGRAVSRMSERANSRRESGEREPLSSPSRMSENEVYTNRGSVMSQIVSPRRAPSQTSTVSQLDTARTTDTMDSLAYKVRHLLERESPERRVDAILKEAEMVEQTAITEALLEEAERTEQALLGTPTRIYDIQRSRRTSEGMMSSRSSVSSRLSVDSGSFAPIGLPFTAFDFARNLISNQLTKVAENKFDHSVNLLGMTPQVSQESAVVMAGGVRGDRSGVSQRSSEGRPSRASHHSARSADREEAYGHERHDTRSSRHSYEAKYAEEDDRNADFWATPQRSREPSRQGYRDDSTKAMGSRDVHMHVPQEEKAKSAATQPREDLQYPDRQTGGSRGTSAERPTETGRERRPGPRLQLYRPVGSPDVFYVPLAEEREPDTPVSQTTLESTHLGSDDAESPSFPASYLGTRKDTFEAIHSVGIYGTRKSPKYLSKLSKSQEGSPGEKTVNRAGPREPQKEPSGGESDGINEERVRVIIERERRSLDGTPSAADREERSTGGERKDVTQGKPAVTEHRMVQRDGRGRSSEGWDRGQDRPGVYPARAREAWSGEGTRERQRPKSTVTDDVVRAKPAASFIEYPPSLQSRSPPEDRHRAMEEDFKPLAPDPQSPKGRGLTRAELEDRRAGRPLRDGGLKDRHRSPPDDTYHRPAARHEPGYRRTETSPSRYRGDRDVGYSRDRTRDYPRDRPTPDARPPDVTSYDRYGAVGGTRADRSPIRDYVNRSPDRDRGTRASLRRYQPTSPGRYRETRPDTYRQEYDTRRARDATRRDYDVSTLRRNQSVLQEVLEQEERVEGRLQGRPNLDELWNNFKEEVVSKLEDEENQLEPAQLEELADMMRDPLKFSLQQMYKDHVQRKAEQQEGRRMTEDPAPPEEGETSCELRDAIKVKMKDLEQTEDHGVQTPDKTRSAMAQKAQKPKVKQGPIDNSPELSASATSSTLTDGEETLTKERLEKTKERPRKDRPVEKKPSRKADVPSRDKGSAAEPQGEEPSASSLLDSINTQRLTKIFGDLRSPASSEANSLTSDSSSVSSIDSVRFYQVFGQSNPKLRDLAKKIQKQKDRHGKKRDKSGLSYLSSGASTLTLSPVPETDRDLTDDTSPVSTASSEAGDGKKQTRKKLYPQETESSPTDTDSSAPCQCQAKKQGRQKESREERQERIKRYQESRPKDLPKKETKEQEAFKKPTQPPQRKQKTGKQERPRHPRKEKKNDFGAVFPSPVIASTPAPHGNKVTIGIQTTPSLNSSMDSSVSTPGERNRATQTTPSLDSGSDMEIKRPRERKKQKPDQTSYYQSTPMPKSGAADRGRPAGEEDVSAISSPGGMAWFQPMAEDRPWRQRKSNGGFDGSPTDDNQPERRRARSGSHDDKFVVSVPVTTPEQKSRDRQPQAAPQYPVLFESVKKRKEERQTKPKSTEKGEAASENARPGLAWYVPVAQALPWRRPFQERQQYTQERQDQIVRWMDDMSPHRRGNQPPKPLERLTLQEALKMRNPAFISKSRERVRRMELAAEERRHEEAFEMERMRLFGEERRRLQATEPAPLSENLHRPKKRTITKKEMAARSKRMYEKLPEVQRKKAQERRQAAYKSNRIKAQLFKKKVLDSLRRKNELAY, via the exons ATGATGGAGTCTGATAATCAAAGTGGCAGATCTGATGGGTCCAGAGGATCGTCACATGATGGGGGAGGATCAGAAGATGAG aGCTACATGCATGACTTCCAGCCCCTGGCAGCTCAGGCAGCATCCTTACGGTCCCTTCCTGCACGCACAAAGGACGCTGAGGCCCAGCCTCTCCCGATGACGTCACCCCAGGATCTCATCGAGTTCTCCGAGCTGGAGGACTATCCCTCCCTGGAGCAGCTCCCCCTGGAGCACTCCCCATCTCAGGGTGATGCGTCGAGCGAGGAGTCCCCGCCGCACGTCAGGATCCTCAGGGCTGCGGCCTCGCACAAGTCTCCATCAGGGGAGAGCTTTGCGCTTCCTCAG GTGGGGTTTGAGGACAGCATGGAAATGCCAGGATTGAGCCCGACTGCCGATGCGTACACAAGTTCCCGGTCGCCCCACGAAGAAACAAAGTCGTCGGAGGATACGCTCGTCGGGGAGGGTTTGAAAAGCTTGGATGGAAGCAATCACAGGGATGAAGTCTCCATGGAGGGGGGCTCTCTGTCACAGCACACCACCAGcagtctctctctccctccacaCAGCAAGTCCAGTCACTCCTCTCTGTCACAGCATACTACCAGcagtctctctctccctccacaCAGCAAGTCCAGTCACTCCACTCTCTCTCAGCAAACCACCAGcagtctctctctccctccacaCAGCAAGTCCAGTCACTCCACTCTCTCACAGCACACACTGTCCAGCCATTCCACCCTGTCTCACCCTGGCCGGGAAGACAGGACACTGCTGGCAGACCAGCCGGATCTGTCCGCGTACCCTCTGCCTGAAGATGATGAGGGTGCGAATGCAGCCGTGgatcag gtgagcaggATACTGGACATGCTGGGACCACGACCAAGTGTGACCGGAGAAGAGACCACGTTTCCCGTCACCTCATCCCGATCAGAAGGGAGCATCAGGAGAGGCAGTTTGGAGCGGGAGCCGTCGGGAGTCATGTCGAGGGTCTCCCTCCTGTCTATGGAGAGCAGCAGCAGGATCCACGGTATATCCCAGATGAACCTGGACAGTGTGGATAGTCAGGACTCCCTCGCACAGAGGGTCAAGGATCTGCTGGGAGACACCACTACTCAGGCTGGCTCCAGGCTGTCAG GTTTGAGCACAAGGCAGTCTGCTGCTGGCCGGAGTGATGACGGAGTCACAAACAAAACTGGTGCCGGTGAGAAGTTTGACCGGCACCTGGACTTTGACCCTGATGCTGACGTGGTCTCTTCCAGCCAGAGTAACGACGTGGTGAACATTCATGACTCCATTGCTGGGAGGAAGCCCCTGAGCCAGTCCACCCCTTACTTGGTTCTCCCTGTGGACCCTCTCACACAAATTAAATTGCCATCACCCCAAGCCAAGGAAGTAGAGGATGAACAGCCCTCTAGGGTCACCTATGGGCAGGATAGAACAAAGGACCTGTCTGTAGAGACTTCAGCTCAgaagcctgatgacgtcattgccgcCAAAAGACAAGCTTGGAGTGCATTCCCACCACCCTCCCAGGAAAGCAGGCACAGCCAGATCAGTCAGGATTCTTTAAACCCCTCACAGGAGCCTCAGAGGAAGTACCTGTCAGAAGACATCCAGAGGTTCCCTCCCCTGGGGCTGGTGGAGCTGGAGGCAGGCCCCCACAGTCAGGAGACTATGGTGAAACAGTTGGAAGTGAGGACGGACAATGTTGGCAAACGGCTCTCTGACAGACAGCTGTCTCCGAGAGATTTCCCTCCTGATGCAAAGAAACCCCGTAACGAGGAGGATGGAGCCAGCACCACTCAAGGCCAGTACGCACAGCCTGAGTCAGCTCGCACGTCTCGTAGTAGCTATATCCGAGGCATGAATCTGGAGAGTATAGACAGCGAGGATTCCATAGCAGACAGGGTGAGGTATCTGTTAGGTGGTGAATCACCAAGCACAAGTGAGCCACAGCTGTCTGTACGGAGTGAAGCCAGCGGCCATGGAGTTCCCAGAGAAATCCAAAGGGCCAGTTCTACTCAAGGGTACCCATACAGTTCCCAAAGGCCGGTAACTGATAGTCAGACACTGGGCGTGGGTGTCTCACCGAGAGAGCCTTCTCCCCTTCATGTCACATCGTTAGCTGGTAGAGAACACACCCTGAAGAGGTCCAGCTACGAGGAATTCTGGATCGATCGGCCGAGTTCAGCGAACGGTTCTCCGTCCCGGCCCGTTGGACTGACGAGTTCCCAGCGGAGTGCGAGTGACTCGGAGCTGCACGTTTCGCCCCGCGGTGGCGGGAGGAGCAGGAGGGAGAGGTATGAGGAGGTGAGGAGTCAGGCGAGGCTGAGCAGAGCTGCCGACTTCACTTCTTCTACAGACGCACAGCTTCAAGATGGACACACAGAACCAAGAGCTAGTCAACAGCCAACAAGCGATTTACCTGCTAGTTCTTATACAAAACCATATCAGTTTGTCAGCACAGCTCCTCTGGGAGACAGTGAAACACAAGATGGAGGAGCCGGCATGTTTGCTGCGCCAAGTTTTGAGCTTGATCAGCAGGAGTTGTCTCGTGTGAGTGGTCATACTCACTACACAGTGGACACCCTGTCTCAGAGCGTGTCCCTCCCTGTGGGTTCTGTACACAGCCCCAACACTACTGGCCCGATGGAACATACCAGAGCTGAGGATGTGAATGATAGACAGGAGTTTAAACTACAACTAGACAATGATGCGTTAGGAGGGGAGAGTGCCGCGCAGACCGCACGTAGCGACAACACTGCCCGTACTACACGCACGCAGAACGGGGGCCTGACGGGTCGTACGCTGAGTCCTGCCAGCAGCCGAGATTCCCTGGCACAACAGGTCTACGACATTCTCACGTCCCCTTCGTACCTGGACCGGTACAGCAACACGGACGGACCAACCTCTCCCTTACTGGCCGACCCAAGCTACAAGGTGGACCTACAGACCAGGCTGGGCCTGGGTAGAGATGACCAGGAGACTGCCAGAGGGCCATCCGTGGCGGAGCTTCACGAGAAAACCAGACAACTGTTGGAGCAGTACGACAAGGAGATGGCGGAGAGGGAGTCCTTAGAAAGTGACAGAGTGCCAACAGCCAGACACTCAACTTCCAGCCACTATGCTGACAGAAGGTCTATAGAAAACAGGTCTAGAATGTCTGGTGTGGACAATTCACAACAGGCTATACGGACCTCCATAGAGAGTAGATCCAGATTGTCAGGAGCGGACAAACACACTGGTCAGACCTCAGTTGAGGATAGGTCAACAATGTTTGGTTTGGGTAGACCACAATATGCTGACCAGACATCACTAGAAAACAGGGCCAGATTGTCAGGAGTGGACAATACACAACACACTGGTAGGACCTCAGTAGAGGACAGGTCAGCATTGTATGGTGTGGATAGACTACAATACACTGACCAGACCTCAGTAGAAAACACATCCAGATTGTCTGGAGCGGATCAAACACAACACACCGGTCGAACCTCAGAAGAGAATAGGGCCAGACTGTCCGGAATGGACCAAACACAATACACTAGCAGGACTCCTGAAGAGGACAGGTCTGCATCGTATGGACCACAGCACACCAGTCCAGCAGAGACCAGGGCCTCCAGACTGTCTGAGGTGGATGGAAACCCAGGAGACAGATACCAGCACTCCCAAGACAGCAAGTCATCTATCAGGGTGTCTGCCATCAGTGGTGAAGAAGGACAAGAACCTCCCCACAAAGCAGAAGGGAGAGCTGTTTCTAGAATGTCTGAGAGAGCAAATTCAAGAAGGGAGTCTGGTGAGAGGGAGCCGCTGTCTTCTCCGAGTAGGATGTCTGAAAATGAGGTATACACCAATCGGGGTTCTGTGATGAGTCAGATCGTGTCTCCCAGAAGGGCGCCCAGTCAGACGTCAACAGTGTCGCAGCTGGACACGGCGAGGACCACCGACACCATGGACTCATTAGCCTACaag GTGAGACACCTGCTAGAGAGAGAGTCTCCTGAGCGGAGGGTGGACGCCATCCTGAAGGAAGCAGAAATGGTGGAACAGACTGCCATCACCGAGGCACTGCTAGAAGAGGCAGAGAGGACAGAACAGGCGTTATTGGGCACTCCAACACGTATCTACGACATCCAGCGCTCTCGGCGGACGAGTGAGGGCATGATGTCTTCCCGGTCGTCGGTGTCAAGCAGACTGAGTGTGGATTCGGGATCATTCGCTCCGATAGGACTGCCCTTCACGGCCTTTGACTTTGCCAGAAATCTGATTTCGAACCAGCTGACGAAAGTGGCAGAGAACAAGTTTGACCACAGCGTGAATCTCCTGGGAATGACGCCCCAAGTGTCACAAGAATCAGCTGTAGTAATGGCAGGCGGGGTCAGAGGtgacaggtcaggggtcagccaGAGGTCAAGTGAAGGTCGTCCATCCAGGGCATCCCACCACTCCGCACGTTCTGCTGACAGGGAGGAAGCGTATGGCCATGAAAGACATGATACAAGGAGTAGCAGGCACAGTTATGAGGCCAAATATGCTGAGGAAGACGATAGAAATGCTGACTTTTGGGCCACGCCGCAAAGATCTCGTGAACCCAGCAGGCAAGGCTATCGTGATGACTCAACAAAGGCTATGGGCTCAAGAGATGTACATATGCATGTGCCACAGGAGGAGAAAGCAAAGTCAGCCGCCACCCAGCCTCGTGAAGACCTGCAGTacccagacagacagacagggggcAGTAGAGGAACATCTGCAGAAAGACCAACAGAGACAGGCAGGGAAAGAAG ACCGGGCCCACGGCTGCAGCTGTACCGCCCTGTGGGCAGTCCGGACGTGTTCTACGTGCCGCTGGCCGAGGAGAGAGAACCGGACACACCGGTCTCACAGACCACGCTGGAGAGTACCCATCTAG GATCTGATGATGCTGAGTCCCCCTCCTTCCCAGCCAGCTACCTAGGAACCAGGAAGGACACGTTTGAGGCCATCCACTCAGTGGGGATCTACGGAACACGCAAGTCACCCAAGTACCTGTCCAAACTCTCCAAATCCCAGGAGGGCTCCCCTGGCGAGAAGACAGTCAACAGGGCAGGACCCAGGGAGCCGCAGAAAGAACCGTCAGGGGGCGAGTCTGATGGAATCAACGAGGAGAGAGTGAGGGTGATCATAGAGCGCGAGAGAAGAAGCTTGGATGGGACTCCTTCAGCTGCAGACAGAGAAGAAAGGTCTACAGGTGGCGAGAGAAAGGACGTAACACAGGGCAAACCAGCTGTCACAGAGCACAGAATGGTACAAAGAGATGGTAGAGGCCGCTCGAGTGAAGGGTGGGACAGAGGGCAAGACCGGCCAGGAGTTTATCCAGCTAGAGCAAGAGAAGCCTGGTCTGGAGAGGGTACTAGAGAAAGACAGCGTCCTAAATCTACAGTAACTGATGATGTGGTCAGGGCCAAGCCGGCAGCATCCTTCATAGAGTACCCACCCAGTCTGCAGAGTAGGTCTCCTCCAGAGGACAGGCACAGGGCCATGGAGGAAGACTTCAAACCACTGGCGCCTGATCCTCAGTCTCCTAAAGGCAGGGGTCTGACCAGAGCAGAGCTGGAGGACCGGAGGGCAGGGCGTCCACTCAGGGATGGAGGACTCAAAGATCGACATCGCTCTCCACCAGACGATACATACCACAGGCCAGCAGCAAGACATGAGCCGGGATACAGGAGAACAGAGACATCTCCATCCAGGTACAGAGGTGACAGAGATGTTGGCTACAGCAGGGACAGGACAAGGGATTACCCACGAGATAGACCCACTCCTGATGCTAGGCCTCCCGATGTAACAAGTTATGATAGATATGGGGCTGTAGGAGGGACAAGGGCTGATAGATCTCCCATCAGAGATTATGTCAACCGAAGTCCTGACAGAGACAGAGGCACAAGAGCCAGCCTCAGGAGATACCAGCCCACCAGCCCCGGGAGGTACAGAGAAACACGACCAGACACATACAGACAGGAGTATGATACAAGAAGAGCCAGGGATGCTACTCGGAGGGACTACGACGTCTCGACTCTGCGCAGGAATCAGAGTGTCCTTCAGGAGGTGCTGGAGCAGGAGGAGAGGGTTGAGGGGAGGCTGCAGGGGAGGCCCAACTTGGACGAGCTCTGGAACAACTTCAAGGAGGAGGTCGTGAGTAAGCTGGAGGATGAGGAGAACCAGCTGGAGCCGGCTCAGCTGGAGGAGCTGGCAGACATGATGAGAGATCCGCTCAAGTTCAGCCTGCAGCAGATGTACAAG GACCATGTCCAGCGAAAGGCTGAGCAGCAGGAGGGACGGAGAATGACCGAGGACCCTGCACCCCCAGAGGAAGGTGAGACATCATGTGAACTACGTGACGCCATCAAGGTCAAGATGAAGGACCTAGAACAGACAGAGGACCACGGTGTGCAGACTCCAGACAAGACAAGGTCTGCCATGGCACAAAAAGCCCAGAAACCTAAAGTAAAGCAAGGACCCATTGATAATTCCCCTGAACTCTCAGCCTCTGCCACAAGTAGTACACTGACTGATGGGGAAGAGACGCTGACTAAAGAAAGGCTTGAGAAGACAAAAGAAAGGCCACGTAAAGACAGACCTGTTGAAAAGAAGCCTTCAAGAAAAGCCGATGTCCCCTCGAGAGACAAGGGGTCAGCTGCAGAACCTCAAGGAGAGGAACCCTCTGCATCTTCTCTGCTAGACAGCATCAATACACAAAGGCTCACAAAGATCTTCGGAGACTTGCGCAGTCCGGCCAGCTCGGAGGCCAACTCCCTCACATCAGACAGCTCCAGTGTATCCAGCATCGACTCTGTCCGCTTCTACCAGGTGTTTGGACAGAGCAACCCCAAGCTGCGGGACCTGGCCAAGAAGATACAGAAGCAGAAGGATCGCCACGGCAAGAAGAGGGACAAGAGCGGGCTGTCGTACCTGAGCAGCGGAGCGTCCACGCTCACCTTAAGTCCGGTGCCCGAGACAGACAGAGACCTGACCGATGACACTTCTCCTGTGAGCACGGCGAGCTCCGAGGCCGGAGATGGGAAGAAGCAAACAAGGAAGAAGTTGTACCCTCAAGAGACAGAGTCTAGCCCAACTGACACAGACAGCAGTGCACCCTGTCAGTGTCAAGCCAAGAAACAgggaagacagaaggaaagcagGGAAGAGAGGCAAGAACGGATCAAGAGATATCAGGAGAGTAGACCTAAGGACCTGCCAAAGAAGGAGACTAAGGAGCAGGAAGCCTTTAAGAAACCGACCCAACCTCCTCAGAGGAAACAAAAGACTGGAAAGCAGGAGCGTCCCAGGCACCCGAGGAAGGAAAAGAAGAATGATTTTGGAGCTGTGTTTCCTTCACCAGTCATCGCCTCCACTCCCGCTCCCCATGGCAACAAGGTTACCATAGGGATTCAGACCACGCCCTCTCTCAACTCCAGCATGGACAGTTCTGTCAGCACTCCTGGGGAGAGAAACAGGGCAACACAGACCACACCTTCTCTGGATTCAGGCAGTGACATGGAGATCAAGAGGccaagagagagaaagaagcaGAAACCAGACCAAACTAGCTATTACCAGTCCACCCCCATGCCCAAGTCTGGAGCAGCAGACCGTGGCAGGCCCGCTGGTGAAGAGGATGTCTCTGCTATCAGTAGCCCAGGGGGGATGGCCTGGTTCCAGCCTATGGCTGAGGATAGACCCTGGAGACAAAGGAAATCCAACGGTGGTTTTGATGGTAGCCCTACAGATGACAATCAGCCAGAGAGGAGAAGAGCGAGGTCGGGTAGTCATGACGACAAGTTCGTGGTGTCCGTTCCTGTGACCACTCCTGAACAGAAGAGTCGGGACAGACAGCCTCAGGCAGCCCCACAGTACCCAGTCTTGTTTGAGTCTGTCaagaagaggaaagaagagaGGCAGACCAAACCAAAGTCTACAGAAAAGGGGGAGGCAGCCTCTGAAAATGCTCGACCAG GCCTGGCGTGGTACGTGCCTGTTGCTCAAGCTCTGCCGTGGAGACGACCGTTCCAGGAGCGTCAGCAGTACACACAGGAGAGACAGGACCAGATCGTCAGGTGGATGGACGACATGAGCCCTCACAGGAGGGGGAACCAACCACCCAAGCCTCTGGAGAGGCTCACACTGCAG GAGGCGCTAAAGATGCGTAATCCGGCCTTCATCTCCAAGTCTCGCGAGCGCGTGCGGCGGATGGAGCTGGCTGCGGAGGAGCGTCGTCACGAGGAGGCGTTCGAGATGGAGAGGATGAGACTGTTCGGGGAGGAGAGGAGGAGACTCCAGGCTACCGAACCTGCCCCTCTGTCTG AAAATCTGCACAGGCCCAAGAAAAGAACCATTACCAAGAAGGAAATGGCAGCCAGAAGTAAAAG gATGTATGAAAAACTGCCCGAGGTGCAGAGGAAGAAAGCTCAGGAGAGAAGACAGGCGGCTTACAAGTCCAACAGGATCAAGGCACAGTTATTCAAGAAG AAAGTGCTGGACAGCCTCAGAAGGAAGAATGAACTAGCCTACTGA